In Zea mays cultivar B73 chromosome 7, Zm-B73-REFERENCE-NAM-5.0, whole genome shotgun sequence, the following proteins share a genomic window:
- the LOC109940914 gene encoding protein ALP1-like, with translation MFLHVVGHNQRFRVVHMTFRRSIETISRYFREVLYAVGELRNEMILPPSTATPTKIRDSHRWYPYFKDCIGAIDGTHVLARVPRNQRAAFLGRKHTTTQNILAAVDFDLRFTYVLAGWEGSAHDALILADALEREDGLKVPQGKFYLVDAGYAVRPGFLPPYRATRYHLSEYGGRNPQNPKELFNLRHSSLRVTIERAFGALKNIFKILYNKPFHPYKTQVKLVLACCILHNWILRHGNDEHVPLEDTWAANQLHEGAPLDLVMDNAAWSATRDNWAQQMWQNRG, from the exons ATGTTTTTACATGTGGTAGGTCATAATCAAAGGTTTAGAGTTGTACACATGACCTTTCGAAGGTCTATTGAGACCATCAGCAGATACTTCAGGGAAGTATTGTATGCGGTTGGTGAACTGAGAAATGAAATGATCTTGCCACCTTCAACTGCTACACCAACCAAAATTAGAGATAGCCACAGATGGTACCCCTATTTCAAG GACTGTATTGGTGCCATTGATGGCACTCATGTGCTAGCAAGAGTTCCTAGAAATCAGAGGGCTGCCTTCCTTGGCAGGAAACACACCACAACACAGAACATCTTAGCTGCTGTAGACTTTGATCTAAGGTTTACATATGTTCTTGCTGGCTGGGAGGGATCAGCACATGATGCCCTTATCCTTGCTGATGCCCTTGAGAGAGAAGATGGTCTAAAAGTGCCCCAAG GTAAATTTTACCTTGTGGATGCTGGTTATGCTGTCAGGCCTGGGTTTTTACCCCCTTACCGTGCCACACGGTACCACTTGAGTGAATATGGGGGGAGGAATCCACAGAACCCAAAAGAGCTCTTCAACCTTAGACATTCATCACTAAGGGTGACAATAGAGAGGGCCTTCGGTGCTTTGAAGAACATATTCAAAATATTATACAACAAACCTTTCCATCCATACAAGACACAAGTAAAGCTAGTCCTAGCTTGTTGTATCCTCCACAACTGGATTCTTCGTCATGGGAATGATGAACATGTTCCACTAGAAGACACATGGGCTGCAAATCAACTTCATGAGGGAGCTCCCCTTGACCTTGTCATGGACAATGCTGCCTGGTCTGCTACCAGGGACAATTGGGCTCAACAGATGTGGCAAAATAGGGGATAG